One segment of Anopheles stephensi strain Indian chromosome 3, UCI_ANSTEP_V1.0, whole genome shotgun sequence DNA contains the following:
- the LOC118511702 gene encoding uncharacterized protein LOC118511702 encodes MALVLRFCHGQLAKLHQLLLRKHQRLLFTSLLIGLTTGTAHWQSVRHPTLMDHFHENLRTFPWEISFGAFALLSIGTLLSYGLYRHHLCGKERRVRAAIRQRYIDYIVLCLMVSVANAARQHLHCPAKEGLGLQQLEEYRRDIEVAIARFRAGARKLFQEPPSTFANSNSFLERYFRLDDERFGEEILALKRDAGSLMNVPAIKGLLNR; translated from the exons ATGGCGCTAGTGCTACGGTTTTGCCACGGCCAGCTTGCGAAGCTTCATCAACTCCTGCTGCGAAAGCATCAAAGATTGCTGTTTACCTCGCTGCTGATTGGTTTGACCACCGGAACCGCGCACTGGCAATCCGTACGCCATCCGACCCTGATGGATCATTTCCACGAAAATTTACGCACCTTTCCGTGGGAAATTTCGTTCGGTGCCTTCGCGCTCCTGTCAATCGGAACCCTTCTGTCGTACGGCCTCTACCGGCACCATCTTTGTGGCAAGGAACGCCGAGTGAGGGCAGCGATTCGGCAACGATACATCGACTACATTGTGCTTTGTCTGATGGTAAGCGTAGCTAATGCTGCCCGGCAACATTTGCACTGCCCCGCCAAGGAAGGGCTCGGACTGCAGCAGCTGGAAGAGTATCGGCGTGACATCGAGGTCGCCATCGCACGCTTTCGGGCCGGTGCGAGAAAACTGTTCCAGGAACCACCCTCAACGTTCGCCAATTCGAACTCCTTCCTCGAACGGTACTTCCGGCTGGATGACGAACGATTCGGAGAGGAGATCCTGGCACTGAAACG AGACGCAGGATCACTGATGAACGTGCCGGCCATCAAAGGATTGCTAAACCGGTAA